Proteins encoded together in one Pontiella desulfatans window:
- a CDS encoding choice-of-anchor Q domain-containing protein, with the protein MKNKIATIALLFWSAAAFAATYYVDINNAIPVAPYTNWAMAAMNIQDAVDEASAGETVFVTNGTYLLDAEVSVPGGIRLESMGGLEDTLVVAVNSNRCFSLGAGAFLGGFTITNGYSSGNAGGIYCADDSVMITNCVITGNSAGADGGGLYNGDAYDCRFIDNSANRGAGFFDGSATACLFSGNIAAYEGGGIYSGSASACVFTNNTSLGSGGGTFNASANNCTYINNKATSKGGGFSIFSNTAIPSNCVFIGNTADLGGGVYEAGSVIDCVFSNNVAVRSGGAVYAGVAVINCSFSGNIASNNSGGAIVATYAYDCFFTNNWANEHGGAIYQDGASNCTFIGNHANGTGGAKSWYNHVMRDCVFISNSTAGDGGAVRDGQLYNCIFYGNSASDGGAVSEADLYNCVVFNNTAYSVGGGAERSSAYNSIIWSNSAPTGSDLYATDPVRCCLSDSVTYPPSGANVDCIYTDPQFVDAPTADFHLLATSPCIDAGSNALTQASSDFDGIPRPLDGDTNGTATIDIGAYEFLIATADSDGDTMPDGWETDHGLNAAVADASGNPDADPHDNLREYYADTDPFDSGDFLRITDFEVDGDTNTVFWMCRPTRRYTLQFTAELTNGWTSAGSSFVPPFSGEIGEMVVGVVGTNRFYRVQAELPLSP; encoded by the coding sequence ATGAAAAATAAAATCGCTACCATCGCGCTTCTGTTCTGGAGCGCCGCCGCATTTGCGGCCACGTACTATGTGGACATCAACAACGCAATACCGGTCGCCCCCTATACCAACTGGGCGATGGCGGCGATGAACATCCAGGACGCCGTCGATGAGGCATCTGCCGGGGAAACCGTATTCGTGACCAACGGCACCTACCTGCTGGATGCGGAGGTTTCGGTGCCCGGCGGGATCCGGCTGGAGAGCATGGGCGGTTTAGAGGATACGCTCGTGGTAGCCGTCAACAGCAACCGTTGCTTTAGCCTCGGAGCCGGGGCTTTCCTCGGCGGCTTCACCATCACCAATGGATACAGTTCGGGGAACGCTGGAGGAATCTACTGTGCCGACGATTCCGTCATGATCACCAACTGCGTTATAACGGGAAATTCGGCGGGAGCCGACGGGGGTGGACTATATAACGGCGACGCATACGATTGCCGCTTTATCGATAATTCAGCAAACCGCGGTGCGGGCTTCTTTGACGGCTCGGCAACCGCGTGCCTTTTCTCCGGTAATATTGCGGCTTATGAAGGGGGCGGGATCTATTCCGGCTCTGCCAGCGCGTGTGTCTTTACCAACAATACCTCTCTTGGCAGCGGTGGCGGAACCTTCAATGCCTCTGCCAACAATTGCACCTACATTAACAATAAGGCTACAAGCAAAGGTGGTGGGTTCAGTATCTTTTCCAACACAGCGATACCCAGCAATTGCGTCTTCATCGGCAACACGGCAGACCTGGGAGGGGGAGTCTATGAGGCCGGTTCGGTAATCGATTGCGTTTTTTCGAACAACGTTGCTGTGAGATCCGGCGGAGCGGTGTACGCTGGTGTCGCTGTAATCAACTGCTCATTTTCCGGCAACATCGCCTCGAACAACAGTGGCGGCGCGATCGTGGCTACTTATGCATACGATTGTTTCTTCACTAACAACTGGGCAAACGAACACGGCGGCGCGATATACCAGGACGGTGCGTCCAACTGCACCTTCATCGGTAACCATGCCAACGGAACCGGGGGAGCCAAATCTTGGTATAATCACGTTATGCGGGATTGCGTTTTCATTTCCAACTCCACTGCGGGCGATGGAGGTGCGGTGCGCGATGGGCAGCTATACAACTGCATCTTCTATGGAAACTCCGCGAGTGACGGCGGCGCGGTGTCGGAAGCGGATCTCTACAACTGCGTTGTGTTCAACAACACCGCTTATTCTGTCGGTGGCGGGGCGGAAAGAAGCTCGGCCTACAACTCCATCATCTGGTCGAACTCCGCGCCGACGGGGAGCGACCTCTATGCAACCGACCCAGTTCGGTGTTGCCTGTCCGACAGCGTGACCTATCCGCCGTCAGGGGCAAATGTTGACTGTATATACACCGATCCGCAGTTTGTGGATGCCCCCACCGCCGACTTCCATCTCCTGGCCACCTCGCCCTGCATCGATGCCGGAAGCAATGCCCTCACCCAGGCTTCATCCGACTTCGACGGCATTCCGCGCCCGCTCGACGGCGACACCAACGGCACCGCCACCATCGACATCGGGGCCTATGAATTCCTCATCGCCACCGCCGACTCCGACGGCGACACCATGCCCGACGGCTGGGAAACCGACCACGGCCTCAATGCCGCCGTGGCCGACGCTTCCGGCAACCCCGACGCCGACCCGCACGATAATCTCAGGGAATACTACGCCGACACCGACCCGTTCGACTCCGGTGACTTCCTGCGGATCACCGACTTCGAGGTCGATGGCGACACGAACACCGTGTTCTGGATGTGCCGACCCACACGCCGCTACACGTTGCAATTCACCGCGGAGCTGACCAACGGATGGACGAGCGCCGGGTCGAGCTTCGTGCCGCCGTTCAGCGGCGAGATCGGCGAAATGGTCGTCGGTGTGGTCGGCACCAACCGCTTCTACCGCGTGCAGGCCGAGCTGCCGCTCAGCCCGTAG
- a CDS encoding DUF4832 domain-containing protein yields the protein MFDASPADTRIQDFSACVEQTHVTWLMDSGMFNRKTWTHARKARGIECVRKMGYEFHIPQAEYHEDAGRLTISFQIENRGVAPFYHAWPIELALLSNEQTEAAPQKTNETLLHILPGAPPKGIQLGIDVSACSPGSHKILLRVPNPLPGAAPVRFANRSQDQDLAGWITLGTVQIR from the coding sequence GTGTTCGATGCCAGCCCCGCCGACACACGCATTCAGGATTTTTCCGCGTGCGTGGAGCAAACGCACGTTACCTGGCTGATGGACAGCGGCATGTTCAACCGTAAAACATGGACCCACGCCCGGAAGGCGCGGGGCATCGAATGCGTACGCAAGATGGGCTATGAATTTCATATTCCCCAAGCGGAATACCATGAGGACGCCGGGCGGCTTACGATTTCTTTCCAGATCGAAAACCGCGGCGTGGCTCCGTTCTACCATGCCTGGCCGATCGAGTTGGCCCTGCTTTCCAACGAGCAGACCGAGGCCGCTCCCCAAAAGACAAACGAAACCCTGTTACACATTCTGCCGGGTGCGCCCCCCAAAGGGATCCAACTCGGGATCGATGTTTCAGCATGCAGCCCCGGAAGCCACAAAATCCTGCTCCGCGTTCCCAACCCGCTGCCGGGCGCCGCGCCGGTGCGCTTCGCCAACCGGTCGCAGGATCAGGATTTGGCTGGATGGATCACACTCGGCACCGTTCAGATCCGTTAA
- a CDS encoding DUF6896 domain-containing protein gives MTDKELVQNLINLWYAERAWAEEVLKRSYKVDEPFEVLNLDLDDVQEIPGTNWHCRPHGVGVDIFRTDGTDGIDFDFDRPEPDSWRLMIFLRRQYEAGNLNKNQYRELYESDDHLELQVKGLGL, from the coding sequence ATGACTGACAAGGAACTGGTTCAAAATCTGATTAACCTTTGGTATGCGGAACGGGCATGGGCCGAGGAAGTGCTCAAGCGTTCATACAAGGTGGATGAACCTTTTGAGGTGCTCAACCTTGACCTGGATGATGTGCAGGAAATCCCCGGAACCAACTGGCACTGTCGGCCTCATGGCGTGGGGGTTGATATCTTCAGGACAGACGGTACCGACGGCATAGACTTTGATTTCGACAGACCGGAACCTGATTCCTGGAGACTGATGATCTTTCTTCGGAGACAGTATGAAGCGGGAAATTTAAATAAGAACCAGTATCGTGAACTCTATGAAAGCGATGATCATCTTGAGCTTCAGGTTAAGGGGCTGGGATTGTAA
- a CDS encoding plasmid pRiA4b ORF-3 family protein, producing the protein MAATNSVELKIELEFIEPLIWRRVAVPDSCSLGDLHSVIQTAMGWRDCHLHCFDIDGTKYTFPNQLPEMDMEDEGTVHLSDLIKSGIKRFLYEYDFGDDWRHWITIEKVSPVDSNSTLPDCLDGARACPPEDCGSIPGYEDLVMAFNDESPDEDQDALLEWLESMEPGWNPDVFDRGRVNKELQESWR; encoded by the coding sequence ATGGCAGCAACTAATTCGGTAGAGCTGAAGATCGAACTTGAGTTTATCGAGCCCTTAATCTGGCGACGTGTGGCGGTGCCTGATAGCTGCTCACTCGGAGACCTCCATTCAGTGATTCAGACCGCTATGGGATGGAGAGATTGCCACCTGCATTGCTTTGACATCGACGGCACCAAATACACCTTCCCGAATCAACTGCCTGAGATGGACATGGAAGATGAAGGTACGGTTCATCTGTCTGATTTGATCAAGTCGGGAATAAAACGCTTCCTGTATGAGTATGACTTTGGCGATGACTGGCGACACTGGATCACCATCGAAAAGGTTTCTCCCGTGGACTCAAACTCTACTCTTCCCGATTGCCTTGATGGTGCACGTGCCTGTCCGCCTGAAGACTGCGGCAGTATTCCGGGATACGAGGATCTGGTTATGGCCTTCAATGATGAAAGCCCCGATGAGGATCAGGACGCCCTGCTTGAATGGCTGGAGTCTATGGAGCCGGGCTGGAATCCCGATGTATTTGATCGGGGGAGGGTCAACAAAGAGTTGCAGGAAAGCTGGAGGTAA
- a CDS encoding Dabb family protein has protein sequence MNKHIVLITVLFACVSLTCAETVTRLLYFSLKHDSGSHEEKVFFEKIVILKEIPVVKGFELLKVRSGKMDYEYCLRLVFDDQAGADIYSNHPIHNQYVKDEWKPNVEKGMLVDLLEF, from the coding sequence ATGAATAAACACATCGTATTGATAACCGTTCTGTTTGCATGCGTTTCGCTTACGTGTGCAGAAACTGTAACCCGCCTTTTGTATTTTAGCCTGAAGCACGATTCAGGCTCCCATGAAGAAAAAGTGTTCTTCGAGAAAATAGTCATTTTGAAGGAAATCCCGGTTGTTAAGGGGTTTGAACTGTTGAAAGTTCGTTCGGGTAAAATGGACTATGAGTATTGTTTGCGGTTGGTGTTCGATGATCAGGCTGGAGCCGATATATATTCGAATCATCCGATTCACAACCAGTACGTGAAAGATGAATGGAAACCAAATGTGGAGAAGGGAATGCTAGTTGACCTTCTCGAATTCTAA
- a CDS encoding aldo/keto reductase: MNVLGKTGLNVSPIGFGGIVVMDYEPEQASRIVADAVEFGINYFDVAPSYGNAEEKLGPALEPFRKDIHLACKTHLRDAKGARETLDQSLEYLKTDYFDVFQLHAITDVEEDVKAVFAKGGAMETILDAKKAGIIKHVGFSAHSEAAALAALNEYDFDTVMLPVSFVLHYQKQFESKVLEEAKKRNCGIIALKTLSSNKRPDGQTPIKYKKCWYEPIDDPEIAELAMCWTLSQGVSLAVSPGEEVLLKMMMELYPKLHKLSESEIETLKAYAASQVPIF, translated from the coding sequence ATGAACGTACTTGGAAAAACCGGCCTCAATGTCTCCCCCATCGGCTTTGGAGGAATCGTAGTAATGGATTACGAACCAGAGCAAGCTTCAAGGATAGTTGCAGACGCCGTTGAATTCGGCATCAACTATTTTGATGTTGCCCCCTCTTACGGCAATGCCGAGGAAAAACTAGGCCCCGCACTTGAGCCATTCCGTAAAGATATTCACCTGGCCTGCAAGACGCACCTAAGAGACGCCAAAGGAGCCCGTGAGACACTCGACCAGTCACTGGAATACCTGAAGACGGATTATTTCGACGTGTTCCAGCTCCATGCAATTACCGACGTAGAAGAGGATGTGAAGGCGGTCTTTGCAAAGGGCGGTGCTATGGAAACAATCCTTGATGCAAAAAAGGCCGGCATTATCAAACATGTGGGGTTTTCAGCTCACTCGGAAGCGGCCGCCCTGGCTGCATTGAATGAATATGATTTTGATACGGTGATGCTGCCGGTCAGCTTTGTTCTGCACTACCAAAAGCAGTTTGAATCCAAGGTTCTGGAGGAAGCTAAGAAACGGAACTGCGGTATTATTGCCCTAAAGACACTGTCGAGCAACAAACGTCCGGATGGCCAGACACCCATCAAATATAAGAAATGCTGGTACGAGCCAATCGACGATCCCGAAATAGCTGAACTGGCCATGTGCTGGACCCTATCGCAGGGAGTATCACTGGCGGTATCCCCCGGCGAAGAGGTACTGCTGAAAATGATGATGGAGCTGTATCCAAAGCTGCATAAACTCAGTGAATCAGAAATAGAAACGCTGAAAGCTTACGCTGCGTCACAGGTTCCCATATTCTAG
- a CDS encoding aldo/keto reductase, which translates to MKRRDVLQNLVVAGTVLAPPVAFSGGSTSDRLGPVLPQRTLGKCKEKVTSLGLGGFHVGWPEDEAQVQAVIEKALEVGIRFFDNAESYGKGRSEERYGKYLIPKYRDDIFLMTKTQAKDAATARLHLEGSLKRMKTDVIDLWQIHSLKTPEDADDRLTKGVLDEALKAQQEGKVKHIGFTGHASPYAHIRMAEHKEVLAACSACQFPINPVDAAAKHSFIQTTLPKMAEHNVGVLAMKTLADGRFFAHKEMNGKVRWTSKDPVIPNTLSIDECIMFALSLPISVLITGAEKPEFVEEKAEIVRRFSELSSDQRKVLVDKVGGFAEQGKVEYYKNKDLRLPKGS; encoded by the coding sequence ATGAAACGAAGAGACGTACTTCAGAATCTGGTTGTTGCAGGGACCGTTCTCGCCCCGCCAGTGGCTTTTTCAGGCGGTTCCACCTCGGATCGATTAGGTCCTGTTCTTCCTCAAAGAACCCTGGGTAAGTGTAAAGAAAAAGTAACCAGCCTGGGTTTAGGCGGCTTTCATGTCGGTTGGCCGGAAGATGAAGCTCAGGTGCAGGCTGTCATCGAAAAGGCTTTGGAAGTTGGAATCCGTTTCTTCGATAATGCTGAAAGTTATGGAAAAGGACGTAGCGAAGAGCGATATGGAAAGTATCTTATCCCGAAGTATCGTGATGATATTTTTCTAATGACAAAAACCCAGGCAAAAGATGCCGCTACTGCCCGCCTGCATCTGGAGGGATCGCTTAAGCGGATGAAAACCGATGTCATTGATCTGTGGCAGATTCACTCGCTGAAGACTCCTGAAGATGCCGACGACCGGTTGACCAAAGGCGTGCTGGACGAGGCACTCAAGGCGCAACAGGAAGGTAAGGTGAAGCATATTGGATTTACCGGCCATGCATCGCCCTATGCCCATATCCGGATGGCCGAGCACAAAGAAGTGCTTGCCGCCTGTTCTGCCTGCCAGTTCCCGATCAACCCGGTTGATGCTGCGGCAAAGCACAGCTTTATCCAGACCACGTTGCCGAAGATGGCCGAACACAATGTCGGAGTGCTGGCCATGAAGACGCTGGCCGATGGCAGATTCTTTGCTCACAAGGAGATGAACGGAAAAGTAAGGTGGACTTCGAAAGACCCGGTCATCCCTAATACCTTATCTATAGACGAATGCATCATGTTCGCCCTGTCGCTTCCAATCAGCGTGCTGATTACCGGAGCCGAAAAACCGGAATTTGTGGAAGAGAAGGCAGAGATCGTAAGAAGATTTTCAGAGTTGTCATCCGATCAGAGGAAGGTACTTGTTGATAAAGTCGGGGGCTTTGCCGAGCAGGGTAAGGTGGAATACTATAAAAACAAAGACCTGCGCTTACCTAAGGGATCATAG
- a CDS encoding SMP-30/gluconolactonase/LRE family protein: MLKITLGITMLLSSTLVEAAPSYTLSRQWASEPVLEVPECVLFRPADNLFYVSNVSGKPAEKNGAGFVSKMDLEGRVVELKWASGLNAPKGMIIHGDSLYVSDIDELVQVDLNSGEILKRYPATGAVFLNDVAADAAGNIYVGDSSAENGRIYRLSAGKLETWLKSSKMERPNGLHMHEGRLLAGDARNGHLIAIDPKTKAISPIAVTDSGIDGLKPDGYGNFFTSNWKGRTTLITAEGKTVILMDTTESNINSADFEYLADKKMLVIPTFFDNRVVAFTVVNSQSN; encoded by the coding sequence ATGTTGAAAATCACCCTAGGAATAACCATGCTGCTGTCGTCAACCTTGGTTGAGGCGGCTCCTTCATACACCTTAAGTAGGCAATGGGCTTCTGAGCCCGTACTGGAAGTTCCGGAATGTGTTCTGTTCCGTCCAGCCGATAATCTCTTCTATGTATCCAACGTATCGGGAAAGCCGGCAGAGAAAAACGGTGCCGGGTTTGTTTCAAAGATGGATTTGGAGGGAAGGGTTGTTGAACTGAAATGGGCTTCGGGGTTGAACGCCCCAAAGGGCATGATTATTCATGGAGACAGTCTTTACGTTTCTGATATCGATGAGCTGGTCCAGGTTGACCTCAACAGCGGTGAGATCTTAAAGCGATATCCCGCTACAGGGGCCGTATTCCTAAATGACGTGGCGGCTGATGCAGCAGGCAATATTTATGTGGGCGATTCCTCGGCAGAGAATGGCAGGATCTACCGGCTGAGTGCCGGTAAACTTGAGACCTGGTTGAAGTCTTCCAAAATGGAACGCCCGAACGGGCTTCATATGCATGAGGGCCGGTTGCTGGCCGGTGATGCCAGAAACGGGCACCTCATCGCAATCGATCCAAAAACAAAAGCGATATCACCAATCGCTGTCACGGACTCCGGTATTGACGGTCTTAAACCGGATGGTTATGGGAATTTCTTTACTTCCAACTGGAAAGGCCGGACGACATTGATTACGGCTGAAGGGAAGACTGTAATACTGATGGATACAACTGAATCCAATATCAACTCAGCCGACTTTGAATACCTCGCTGACAAAAAGATGCTCGTGATTCCCACATTTTTTGACAACCGGGTTGTCGCATTTACCGTTGTGAACTCGCAGTCCAACTAA
- a CDS encoding peroxiredoxin yields MRLVKLGFLTLTLFLALHSFANQVEIVDAKATKGSEGWTVAVTLNHADVDRQHFADMWRVVSEDGQIIGTRELGHPHKDQPFTRDLKNVTIPDSMSSVYIEAHDNVHGWTKEKFKVDLKKGLQVGDSVPDFKAVDQDGGSWMLKDHVGGKYLIIYFYPAAMTGGCTKQACSYRDFVSKGSNEGVEIVGISGDSPQSLKYFQQAEGLNFTLLSDPDGKIAEAFGVPVRTGEKSLKRTVSGDEVELSRTATASRWTFVVDPQGKVVYRDDKVKAVQDLSNVMAFLEKAKK; encoded by the coding sequence ATGCGTTTAGTTAAATTGGGATTCCTAACCCTCACCCTGTTTCTCGCTCTCCATTCCTTTGCGAATCAGGTAGAAATCGTTGATGCCAAAGCAACCAAAGGCAGTGAAGGCTGGACTGTTGCCGTTACCTTGAACCATGCAGATGTCGACCGGCAGCACTTTGCCGACATGTGGAGGGTCGTATCTGAAGATGGGCAGATTATAGGAACACGTGAACTCGGACATCCACACAAAGACCAACCGTTTACCAGGGACTTGAAGAATGTAACGATCCCGGATTCCATGTCCTCCGTGTATATTGAGGCTCATGACAATGTCCATGGTTGGACCAAGGAGAAGTTCAAGGTTGATCTGAAGAAAGGACTTCAGGTCGGGGATTCTGTGCCGGATTTTAAAGCGGTCGATCAGGACGGTGGCTCATGGATGCTGAAAGATCATGTAGGGGGAAAGTATCTCATTATCTATTTCTATCCGGCCGCAATGACAGGCGGTTGTACCAAGCAGGCATGCAGCTATAGGGACTTTGTCAGCAAAGGCTCGAATGAGGGTGTTGAGATCGTCGGTATCAGCGGAGACTCACCTCAAAGTCTTAAATATTTTCAACAAGCAGAAGGACTTAATTTTACCCTGCTGTCTGACCCCGATGGAAAGATTGCGGAAGCCTTTGGTGTGCCTGTTCGCACCGGGGAAAAGAGTCTCAAGCGGACCGTCAGCGGTGATGAGGTTGAGCTTAGTAGAACAGCAACCGCTTCCCGGTGGACTTTCGTCGTTGATCCCCAGGGGAAGGTCGTCTATCGAGATGACAAGGTTAAGGCTGTTCAGGATTTGAGCAACGTTATGGCATTCCTGGAAAAGGCGAAGAAATAG
- a CDS encoding VOC family protein — translation MIIQLAHICIHSNDLDATARFYLNGLNLERGFEFIKDGELFGYYIHLGENSFIEVFKGNPGDVGNINHIAMQVDNIDETIALLRNHGYEAGDKSLGADHSWQAWTTDPNGVRIEFHEYTAKSLQLTGGQCIVDW, via the coding sequence ATGATTATTCAACTTGCTCACATCTGCATTCATTCCAATGATCTTGATGCCACTGCCCGCTTCTATTTGAATGGACTTAACCTTGAGCGGGGATTCGAGTTCATTAAAGACGGCGAACTCTTTGGCTATTACATTCATCTTGGGGAGAACAGTTTCATTGAGGTCTTTAAAGGCAACCCAGGGGACGTGGGAAACATCAACCATATCGCCATGCAGGTTGATAATATCGATGAAACGATCGCCCTTCTTCGTAATCATGGGTACGAGGCGGGCGATAAGTCTCTGGGAGCTGATCACTCATGGCAGGCATGGACCACTGATCCTAATGGAGTCAGGATTGAATTCCACGAGTACACGGCCAAGAGCCTTCAGCTAACCGGAGGACAATGTATTGTTGACTGGTAA
- a CDS encoding aldo/keto reductase encodes MRYNGKTRQQFLKELTAHTALLGAASLAPEQSHAGAIRKPPLIPQRPLGNTGRMVGIYSLGAQATVEQVGMKDQAVEIVNRCINLGINYIDTSAVYGQNGTAKKTPEMQGTSERHVGEVMKTRRNEVYLATKTHDRTYDGSMRLLEKSLKNLQTDHIDLWQIHNIKGGGKENIDQIFADDGVLKALQKARDEKIVTHLGITGHADPDPMRTIIERFPFDCALMALNAADKHYNPFIEKLIPTAVEKNMGIIGMKIPARDRIFSNGGIITMKEAMSYTLTLPVSTIIVGLDNIAELEENIRIAQEFKPLSEEEMVAIEDKVKPHHEHLMFYKGLSKWPKGWSGNNV; translated from the coding sequence ATGAGATACAACGGTAAGACCCGCCAACAGTTCCTCAAGGAACTAACTGCTCACACCGCCCTTCTTGGTGCGGCATCTCTTGCTCCGGAACAATCACATGCAGGAGCAATACGCAAACCACCACTGATCCCCCAGCGACCGCTCGGAAATACAGGACGAATGGTGGGTATCTACAGCCTCGGTGCCCAAGCCACGGTAGAACAGGTTGGAATGAAGGACCAGGCCGTCGAGATAGTAAACCGCTGCATTAACCTTGGAATTAACTATATCGACACCTCCGCCGTGTATGGACAGAACGGGACAGCAAAGAAAACTCCTGAGATGCAGGGAACCAGCGAACGTCATGTGGGTGAAGTTATGAAAACCCGGCGTAACGAGGTCTATTTGGCCACGAAAACTCACGACCGAACCTACGATGGCTCCATGCGGTTGCTGGAGAAGTCATTGAAGAATCTCCAGACCGACCACATCGACCTGTGGCAGATCCATAACATCAAAGGAGGAGGAAAAGAAAACATTGATCAGATATTTGCCGACGATGGTGTGCTGAAGGCCTTACAGAAAGCCCGTGATGAAAAGATCGTAACCCATCTCGGCATTACGGGACATGCCGATCCAGATCCTATGCGCACCATCATCGAGCGGTTTCCATTCGACTGTGCGCTGATGGCTCTCAATGCCGCTGACAAACACTACAATCCCTTCATCGAAAAACTGATCCCCACGGCAGTAGAAAAGAACATGGGCATTATCGGCATGAAGATTCCGGCCCGTGACCGCATCTTTTCAAATGGCGGCATTATCACAATGAAAGAGGCCATGAGCTACACACTAACCCTTCCGGTCAGCACGATCATTGTGGGACTGGACAACATAGCTGAGCTGGAAGAGAACATCAGAATTGCACAGGAGTTCAAACCGCTTAGCGAAGAGGAGATGGTGGCGATAGAGGACAAGGTAAAGCCCCATCACGAGCATCTGATGTTCTACAAGGGACTAAGCAAGTGGCCCAAAGGATGGTCGGGTAACAACGTGTGA
- a CDS encoding tetratricopeptide repeat protein yields MKLPIIILASALLLGGCSRKQSETVTTIPEERIESGWMSCPEMDVYLKEFSNDHKDAPYWMDAVEGRWENDELQFRLRQSKVPASWGYMTYWWFNQDESSFQRHLQDMKKQGITLVYRQEFKLPNGETRFQGVWQQIYGTDGNQRKPFKSPKTELDKMLHELDYGWEAADVYHKKYAGRLDRSALALCLLGERYGHEGHHQKSLKLLRKAVRTDSSRTTQNALAKQYLRMGDTEAWLDQMLAILDQAENDLDALLTHQEIADHFVSVGAWDRAGPHIGPSKESNSWLPLMKAAWYYGLTGQSTEGVSCLEKLAAGPGNDDIYNYLLCFNFEPTNPIQKKLNQTYQRQSKGNPVSLSRAACISLVDQDSENAVVLLTKALKSSNDPWYGVFGAIICDQQDWYKQRDELLQEAVVRFPNLERPSNNRQGLRQFLDLYIKANTEGLSPELKAQFQEFSNSYRYEGFNVDAHAFAGEVLRLKGETELATEVFGEAIRPYFQQRICEFLIYQGLHSMGEDPKLILVLNSAKKTGSEQ; encoded by the coding sequence ATGAAATTACCAATTATTATTTTGGCGTCAGCTCTATTGCTAGGAGGTTGCTCCCGCAAACAGAGCGAAACCGTAACCACTATACCGGAAGAGCGTATTGAATCCGGCTGGATGTCTTGTCCTGAAATGGATGTTTATTTGAAAGAGTTCAGCAATGATCATAAAGATGCTCCCTACTGGATGGATGCAGTCGAAGGACGCTGGGAAAATGATGAACTGCAGTTTCGCCTGAGACAAAGTAAAGTCCCCGCAAGTTGGGGGTATATGACGTACTGGTGGTTTAATCAGGATGAGAGCTCATTTCAGAGACATCTACAGGATATGAAAAAGCAAGGCATCACACTCGTCTACCGTCAGGAATTTAAACTGCCCAATGGCGAAACACGGTTCCAGGGCGTTTGGCAGCAGATCTATGGGACCGACGGAAACCAACGTAAGCCTTTTAAGAGTCCAAAAACCGAACTCGATAAAATGCTCCACGAACTGGATTATGGCTGGGAGGCTGCCGATGTATATCACAAAAAATATGCCGGCCGGTTAGACCGCTCTGCACTTGCACTCTGCCTCTTGGGTGAGCGGTATGGGCATGAGGGTCATCATCAAAAATCCCTCAAACTGCTCCGGAAGGCAGTACGGACAGATTCCAGTCGAACGACGCAGAATGCCTTAGCGAAACAATATTTAAGAATGGGCGATACCGAGGCTTGGCTGGATCAAATGTTGGCCATTCTGGACCAGGCGGAGAACGACCTAGACGCTCTTTTAACCCACCAGGAAATTGCGGATCATTTTGTCTCGGTCGGAGCTTGGGATAGAGCAGGGCCCCACATTGGCCCTTCTAAAGAGAGCAACAGCTGGCTGCCGCTGATGAAGGCGGCCTGGTATTATGGACTTACTGGACAATCCACCGAAGGTGTGAGCTGCCTTGAGAAATTGGCCGCAGGACCTGGAAACGATGATATCTACAACTATCTTCTCTGTTTCAATTTTGAACCAACCAACCCTATTCAAAAAAAGCTGAATCAGACCTATCAACGGCAGTCCAAAGGGAATCCTGTTTCTCTATCAAGAGCCGCCTGCATTTCATTAGTAGATCAGGACAGCGAAAATGCCGTAGTGCTGCTAACAAAGGCACTGAAGTCATCTAATGATCCCTGGTATGGTGTCTTCGGAGCAATCATTTGTGATCAGCAAGATTGGTATAAGCAACGGGATGAACTTCTACAGGAAGCGGTTGTTCGTTTCCCAAATTTAGAGAGGCCATCCAATAATCGTCAGGGGCTACGGCAGTTTCTTGACCTATATATTAAAGCAAATACGGAAGGTCTTTCCCCTGAACTGAAAGCACAATTTCAGGAATTTTCTAACTCTTATCGTTACGAAGGCTTCAATGTGGATGCACACGCCTTCGCCGGCGAAGTTTTACGGCTTAAAGGAGAAACCGAACTCGCAACGGAGGTTTTCGGTGAAGCCATCAGACCATATTTCCAACAACGTATATGTGAATTCCTGATTTATCAGGGACTACATTCCATGGGGGAAGACCCTAAATTAATTCTCGTCCTGAATAGTGCTAAGAAAACAGGGTCAGAACAATGA